One Phycisphaera mikurensis NBRC 102666 DNA window includes the following coding sequences:
- the dacB gene encoding D-alanyl-D-alanine carboxypeptidase/D-alanyl-D-alanine endopeptidase: MIRLAAALAALVAGNASGELQREVRELIASAALGDAVAGVVVAELTPGGSEVRVDLNGDLALGPASNMKLVTTAAALDLLGEGFAFETTLSLLPAGDRAPSLLVRGSGDPGFGDPPLLEAAGETPAGVVARWVEAVRATGRTRFATLRMDDAIFDAQRVHPDWPADQQAYWYCAEVAGINFNDNCIDVRREPGPEPGAPAVLHFFPSFPGLAAQATNETVTGESDTFDFSRPADRNAFSFTGVVDGPGLDYAAVHDPALFFGRHLAHELAEAGVGVGEVVRGGAPAGVVPESLGVVRTTLAGVLDRTNRNSQNLFAEALLKRMGREAAGEPGSFANGSAAVRSYLARVLPEADLSGVVVADGSGLARTNRLTARLLVGLLDRVTRLPPAEARTYRESLAELGRSGTLRHRGEGVRTARVFAKTGTISGVSALSGYLVTPATEEAAERVHAFSMLFNGFAPPVSTRDVRRVQDEVLALLDRRLAPAATPAESP, translated from the coding sequence ATGATCCGCCTCGCCGCCGCTCTTGCCGCTCTGGTCGCCGGGAACGCGTCGGGCGAGCTGCAGCGGGAGGTCCGGGAGCTGATCGCGTCCGCCGCCCTCGGCGACGCGGTGGCGGGGGTGGTCGTCGCGGAGCTGACGCCCGGGGGATCCGAGGTGCGGGTCGACCTCAACGGCGACCTCGCCCTGGGCCCCGCGTCGAACATGAAGCTGGTGACCACGGCGGCGGCGCTGGACCTGCTCGGCGAGGGCTTCGCCTTCGAGACGACGCTCTCGCTGCTGCCGGCGGGAGACCGCGCACCCTCGCTGCTCGTGCGGGGCTCCGGTGACCCGGGCTTCGGCGATCCGCCGCTGCTCGAGGCCGCCGGCGAGACGCCGGCGGGCGTGGTCGCCCGCTGGGTGGAGGCGGTGCGGGCGACGGGCCGGACCCGCTTCGCGACGCTGCGCATGGACGACGCGATCTTCGACGCGCAGCGGGTGCACCCGGACTGGCCGGCGGACCAGCAGGCGTACTGGTACTGCGCGGAGGTGGCGGGGATCAACTTCAACGACAACTGCATCGACGTGCGGCGCGAGCCGGGGCCGGAGCCGGGGGCTCCGGCGGTGCTGCACTTCTTTCCTTCGTTCCCGGGCCTGGCGGCGCAGGCGACGAACGAGACGGTCACCGGCGAGTCCGACACGTTCGACTTCTCCCGCCCCGCCGATCGCAACGCGTTCAGCTTCACCGGCGTCGTGGACGGGCCCGGCCTCGACTACGCGGCCGTTCACGACCCCGCGCTGTTCTTCGGCCGGCACCTCGCCCACGAGCTGGCGGAGGCGGGCGTCGGGGTGGGCGAGGTGGTGCGGGGCGGCGCCCCCGCGGGTGTCGTGCCCGAGAGCCTCGGCGTGGTGAGGACGACGCTGGCCGGCGTGCTCGACCGGACCAACCGCAACTCGCAGAACCTCTTCGCCGAGGCGCTGCTCAAGCGGATGGGCCGCGAGGCGGCCGGGGAGCCGGGCTCCTTCGCCAACGGCTCGGCGGCGGTGCGGTCCTACCTCGCCCGGGTGCTCCCGGAGGCGGACCTCTCCGGGGTGGTGGTGGCCGACGGCTCGGGGCTGGCGCGGACGAACCGGCTGACCGCGCGGCTGCTGGTGGGGCTGCTCGACCGCGTCACGCGGCTGCCGCCGGCGGAGGCGCGGACCTACCGGGAGTCGCTCGCGGAGCTGGGCCGGAGCGGGACGCTGCGCCACCGCGGCGAGGGTGTGCGGACGGCCCGGGTGTTCGCGAAGACGGGCACGATCTCGGGCGTCTCGGCGCTCTCGGGCTACCTGGTGACGCCGGCGACGGAAGAGGCGGCGGAGCGGGTCCACGCGTTCTCAATGCTGTTCAACGGATTCGCCCCGCCGGTGAGCACCCGGGACGTGCGGCGGGTGCAGGACGAGGTGCTGGCGCTGCTGGACCGCCGCCTGGCCCCGGCGGCGACGCCGGCGGAGTCGCCGTGA